The window AATTATGCATATTTATAAAAATCAAATGAAAAAGACATAAACTTAAACTTTTCTTAGTGTTGGAAAAATTGGCTGTTAATGGGTCAGACCAACTTGAAATTGATCCGTCCAACCCCAAAAAGGCTACCTGAACCTAAGTTTTAATTGAGCCAAGTAGAGTTTGGTCCAAAATATTAGACTCGAACTAAATTCGAGTCTAATTTGGGCCACATTAGGCTCAAATCCAATTAAAATTCGGTCCATATATGAGTAAAATTGTACATACATGCATGCATATACATCCACAATTTAtaattatatgtatatattatgatATAAAATGTTAatgatttatatataaatttatagtaatttataattataatatatatatttttatataattgtGTATTTAATTACGAGTTTGGGTCAAATCCGATCTGAATGGAAACTTATATAATAGTGTGAATTGAGTTTGAACTTTTTAATTTGAGATCGAAGCCCAAAAGTTTAAAACCCGAAAGCTTGTATCATTCGTGAGTCGAGCCTGAACTTGTCAAAACCCAATTCACAAAATCCAATTGACGCCCTTAATATTTAGGAAAGCTTGTGCAGTTTGAAATTTATAGACCAATGCTCTTAGCTTCTAATATTGGGCTCGTCAGGtagagaaaattgaaaatttcttttcctagttGCAAGCACGTGGGATTGGGATCCTCAGTGTTGTTTTTTCGTTTGCAATTCAGTAAAACTTCtatatttatgttaaatattctatttatttaacttgtcacatgttgtttatttaaatttcttcttcCATTACGTGATAAAGTGGGATTGACACTAAATTTAGCACCGAGTAGTTGCATAGAGGATCCCAACAGAGTTGCAAGGTGCTGGTTTCTCGTattcttttttgtcttttcGAATGGTAgttcatagttttttttttttttttttttgagggtaaGGGTAGTACATAGTTCAAAGCTTCTAGGACTTCTAACGCAGTACGTGTTATAAGTTGCACAATGGTCCGTTTCCTTATTCTCAACTGAAGCTAGTCCAATACAGAACATCGGAACATCCAAGTTTCTTTTGCAGCTAAATTGTAacacaaacacccaaaaaaaaaaaaaaaaaaaagtcaaatgcTGCCCCAGTATCCACAACATGTACATTGTAGGTAGGTGGTTGGGGCACACTATCACACAAGATACCCTTCCAAAACGGGGATTAATCTGGAGATTATATCGCAGTTTCCTCGTCAGAATTATACATTTAACATCAATAGACAGCCAAATATTGTGTTTAATGTGATAACAATTTTCTGTTTATTCATTAATAGGCACTTTCTTAAAGATAAGTGCCAGGGTTTCCACCTCATTAATCTTTTCAGACATCAGCAGCTGCATAAGATTATcccaaggaattgaagaaatccACAAGGTATTAACTCAACAACTGCCAAGGCAATAAGGTCAATAATCAATGCGGGCAATCTCTTTTCAAATTGTAAACCTTATTACGGTAAGGAAATAACTAATTTCCAAAATCATGATACAGTAATCAATTTTGGGGAAGAATTCAACTGGGGAAGAGCCGTAAGCAGTAAATATGGTAGGTAGATTttctttatgtttttttttgtatttataggCCAGGTGGGCTTCTTTCTAACATCCCCACAAAATGCAATGAACACCTCACTCATTTCTAGTCGGTGCATGCTCTTGAACCCTATCATGTTTTCCTTTCCATCTTTCCTCtgagaagatttttttttttttttttttggcttcacTTGGTTTTGCAGGTACAAGCATTGATAACAATGGAGGATAAGGTATCAAGGAGTGCATCAAGACCCCCCATATACCCTAAATTTAATTCCTCCACCCCCCTCCCCACCTTTACGATGATGTTCCCATCAACGTTAGCGGAGGCGTTCGAAAACTCTTCTCATGGAGCTGGGGCTGGGGCTGGCCAAAATGGCAAAAGTGTTGCTATTTCTCCTGAACATAGGGTTGACCTTAACGCACCGCCTTCCCCTCATGTCACCCTTGATGCTGAGGAGGAGGAAACGGACAAAAATCAGATAGAGAACACTCCTCCATCTACCAGTAAAAAATGTCAAATCAATCaggatgatgaagaagaagaattttCCCATAAGGCTAAGCGTATAATGACACTTGATGAAGCCattcaatttgaaaaaaatgatcGTGACCTGTCCCTCGAGGATGAAAGGAAGCTCAGAAGGTGATTAAAAACAAATCCATCTTACGGATTATATTTCCTCCCCTTGGTAGAAAAGCTTCGATTTCTAGAAATGAACTGAAAAACCCTTGTTtcctctctttcccttgttattaatattattatttGCTGCTTCCAGGACTGTATCAAACAGGCTTTCCGCCCAGAGATCTCGACTGAAGAGGGCTCAGTACATTGATGAATTGCTTAAAAAGATTAAAGATTTACAGGTAGCTAACTAGGGTAAAGAACTAGCGAACAATCTCTAATTAGGTTTTCTATTTGTTCCTCGAT is drawn from Coffea arabica cultivar ET-39 chromosome 1c, Coffea Arabica ET-39 HiFi, whole genome shotgun sequence and contains these coding sequences:
- the LOC113742932 gene encoding uncharacterized protein gives rise to the protein MEDKVSRSASRPPIYPKFNSSTPLPTFTMMFPSTLAEAFENSSHGAGAGAGQNGKSVAISPEHRVDLNAPPSPHVTLDAEEEETDKNQIENTPPSTSKKCQINQDDEEEEFSHKAKRIMTLDEAIQFEKNDRDLSLEDERKLRRTVSNRLSAQRSRLKRAQYIDELLKKIKDLQDYVESLTSQLESCIEGQKMLKMQKAILEQRLKNCIDKSALCDREIEEKQAEIRRLKYLYEALQKEGMMLSSAAPSAASSTSSLPIYPPESESNYQRVLSFNSASFFQIEQRAAVVEVVSSDQGGIEQYLNLDAMNVSSFNATDAM